One Edaphobacter bradus DNA window includes the following coding sequences:
- the cysD gene encoding sulfate adenylyltransferase subunit CysD, translated as MIGLEQEAVSPPAQLNHLQALEAESIAILREAVAEFARPVMLYSIGKDSSVMLRLAQKAFYPGKIPFPLLHVDTSYKFPEMIQFRDAYAREIGAELIVHRNEEAIAAGANPYTLGTQNCCGLLKTRSLLDALAEGGFDAAFGGARRDEEKSRAKERVYSFRDGAGQWDPKNQRPELWSLYNSRLRKGESIRVFPLSNWTEMDIWLYLYAERIPIVPLYFAKERPLVVRGGALTLYSEGMKLLPGEKVETVKVRMRSLGCAPCTGAIRSEADTLPKIIEELMTFRRSERENRAIDHDEEGSMEVKKREGYF; from the coding sequence ATGATTGGTCTGGAACAAGAAGCAGTAAGCCCACCGGCGCAGTTGAACCATCTGCAGGCCCTTGAGGCTGAGAGTATCGCGATTCTGCGAGAGGCCGTGGCGGAGTTTGCGCGGCCGGTGATGCTGTACTCGATCGGGAAGGACTCCTCCGTGATGCTGCGCCTGGCGCAGAAGGCGTTCTATCCTGGGAAGATTCCCTTTCCGCTGCTTCACGTCGATACCAGTTACAAGTTTCCCGAGATGATCCAGTTCCGCGATGCATATGCGCGAGAGATCGGCGCGGAGCTGATTGTGCATCGCAACGAAGAGGCGATTGCGGCAGGCGCAAATCCTTACACGCTGGGGACGCAGAACTGCTGCGGCCTGCTGAAGACGCGGAGTCTGCTGGATGCGCTGGCGGAGGGCGGCTTCGACGCAGCGTTTGGCGGTGCTCGCAGGGATGAGGAGAAGAGCCGGGCCAAGGAGCGCGTGTACAGCTTTCGCGACGGCGCGGGGCAGTGGGACCCGAAGAACCAGCGGCCGGAGCTGTGGAGTCTGTACAACTCGCGGCTGCGCAAGGGAGAGAGCATCCGCGTGTTCCCGCTCTCGAACTGGACCGAGATGGACATCTGGCTCTACCTGTATGCGGAGAGGATTCCGATTGTGCCGTTGTACTTCGCCAAGGAGCGGCCGCTGGTGGTGCGGGGTGGCGCGTTGACTCTGTACAGCGAAGGAATGAAGCTTCTGCCAGGCGAGAAGGTAGAGACGGTGAAGGTAAGGATGCGTTCGTTGGGCTGCGCGCCGTGCACGGGCGCGATCCGCAGCGAAGCAGACACGCTGCCGAAGATCATCGAGGAGCTGATGACGTTCCGGAGGAGCGAGCGCGAGAACCGCGCGATCGACCATGACGAAGAGGGCTCGATGGAAGTGAAGAAGCGGGAGGGCTACTTCTAA
- the cysN gene encoding sulfate adenylyltransferase subunit CysN has protein sequence MVEAREYVASSEFDSFLEAHLGQEMLRFTTAGSVDDGKSTLIGRLLHDTKSVYEDQLAAVKKSRVNRAAGGHVDFSLLTDGLKAEREQGITIDVAYRYFSTARRKFIIADTPGHEQYTRNMATGASTADVAIVLIDAKAFLREGGLLSQSKRHTYIAALLRIPHVVAAVNKMDLVGYSEETFASIRSEFSELASRLGVRSVTAIPVSALEGDNVVTPSAAMPWYEGPTLLEYLETVPLHEGEAKGPLRFPVQLVLRPDAEFRGFAGQVARGVLRAGQRVKALPSGRETVVRRIVTYDGDLAAATHPQSVTVELEDEIDLSRGEMLVDASDAAPEVSRRFRAMVVWMHEEPLVPGRTYIAKHTTRMVRATVRAIRYRVDIGSQEHGSAERLAMNEIAEVEFETNLPLFFDAYAEDRNIGSLILIDGLTNATVGAAMIVGAVAVSDTYVARAVLVLVPSRPELAERVRDGLGARGERAAVVDDALIPESAVAAAVRALQLAGVVAVSSRELSAESLAQIESFAEGGVVLGEGLDDNEVLRLAGVKE, from the coding sequence ATGGTTGAGGCGAGAGAGTACGTCGCGAGCAGTGAGTTTGATTCGTTTCTTGAGGCGCACCTCGGGCAGGAGATGCTGCGGTTCACCACGGCCGGTAGCGTGGATGACGGCAAAAGCACGCTGATCGGGCGGCTGCTGCACGACACCAAGAGCGTGTATGAGGATCAGCTCGCTGCGGTGAAGAAGAGCAGGGTGAATCGCGCCGCGGGCGGCCATGTGGATTTTTCGCTGCTGACGGATGGCCTGAAGGCCGAACGCGAACAGGGCATCACCATCGATGTGGCCTACCGTTATTTTTCGACGGCGCGGCGGAAGTTCATCATCGCGGATACTCCAGGGCATGAGCAGTACACGCGCAACATGGCGACGGGAGCCTCGACCGCAGATGTGGCCATCGTGCTGATCGACGCGAAGGCGTTTCTGCGCGAAGGCGGGCTGCTGTCGCAGTCGAAGCGGCATACCTACATCGCTGCATTGCTGAGGATTCCACATGTAGTGGCTGCGGTCAACAAGATGGACCTCGTCGGATACTCGGAGGAGACCTTCGCCTCGATCCGCAGCGAGTTCAGCGAGCTGGCTTCAAGGCTGGGAGTGCGGAGCGTTACGGCGATTCCGGTGAGCGCGCTCGAAGGCGACAACGTGGTTACCCCGAGCGCGGCGATGCCGTGGTATGAAGGGCCGACGCTGCTGGAGTATCTGGAGACGGTACCTCTGCACGAGGGTGAGGCCAAGGGGCCGCTGCGTTTTCCGGTCCAGTTGGTGCTGAGGCCGGACGCGGAGTTTCGCGGATTTGCAGGGCAGGTGGCTCGCGGCGTATTGCGCGCCGGGCAGCGAGTAAAGGCGCTGCCTTCAGGCCGCGAGACGGTCGTGCGCAGGATAGTGACGTACGACGGCGATCTTGCTGCCGCTACGCATCCCCAGAGCGTTACGGTGGAACTCGAGGATGAGATCGACCTGAGCCGCGGCGAGATGCTAGTGGATGCCAGCGATGCAGCGCCTGAGGTGAGCCGTCGATTCCGCGCCATGGTGGTGTGGATGCACGAGGAGCCGCTGGTGCCGGGACGCACGTATATCGCCAAGCACACGACCCGCATGGTGCGTGCGACGGTGCGGGCGATCCGGTATCGCGTGGATATTGGCTCGCAGGAGCATGGTTCGGCGGAGCGGCTGGCGATGAACGAGATTGCCGAGGTGGAGTTCGAGACGAACCTGCCGCTCTTCTTCGATGCCTATGCGGAGGATCGCAACATCGGGTCGCTGATCCTGATCGACGGCCTGACGAACGCCACAGTTGGCGCGGCGATGATCGTTGGCGCAGTTGCGGTATCCGATACGTACGTGGCGCGGGCAGTCCTGGTGCTGGTGCCGTCCAGGCCGGAGCTTGCCGAGCGCGTGCGTGATGGGCTGGGAGCGCGGGGCGAGAGGGCCGCGGTCGTCGACGATGCGCTGATTCCCGAGAGTGCCGTAGCCGCTGCCGTGCGCGCACTGCAATTGGCTGGAGTAGTTGCGGTGTCGTCGCGTGAGTTGTCTGCGGAGTCGCTCGCGCAGATTGAGAGCTTTGCCGAGGGCGGTGTGGTGTTGGGCGAGGGATTAGACGATAACGAAGTTCTACGGCTGGCAGGAGTGAAGGAATGA
- a CDS encoding phosphoadenylyl-sulfate reductase, with translation MSVIETSVDYEATSAEALVEQVVRESQGKGVCLTSSFQTEDMVVLHLLRQHLPDVLVIFLETGYHFKELIAYRDRMTAEWGLNLINALPELTVPQYEAQFGKLHIVQPTACCQARKVEPLMRSLEPFDWWFTGLRREQSPTRAGLKKVEDHRTPTGKHLKKVSVLADWNWARVTEYAQLHGIPQLELYARGYTSIGCEPCTAIPEAGADARSGRWGGKKLECGIHTFSEKA, from the coding sequence ATGAGCGTGATCGAGACATCGGTAGACTATGAGGCGACGAGCGCAGAGGCGTTGGTGGAGCAGGTCGTACGCGAGTCGCAGGGCAAAGGCGTTTGTCTGACGAGCAGCTTCCAGACTGAAGATATGGTCGTGCTGCATCTGCTGCGCCAGCATCTGCCGGATGTGCTGGTGATCTTTCTTGAGACGGGCTACCACTTCAAGGAATTGATCGCCTATCGCGACCGGATGACTGCGGAGTGGGGCTTGAATCTCATCAACGCTCTGCCGGAGTTGACGGTTCCTCAGTACGAGGCGCAGTTCGGCAAGCTGCACATTGTTCAGCCGACAGCGTGCTGCCAGGCGCGCAAGGTAGAGCCTCTGATGCGTTCGCTGGAGCCTTTCGACTGGTGGTTTACCGGGCTGCGCAGAGAGCAGTCGCCGACGCGCGCGGGGCTGAAGAAGGTGGAGGACCATCGGACTCCGACAGGCAAGCATCTGAAAAAGGTGAGCGTGCTGGCGGATTGGAACTGGGCGCGCGTGACGGAATATGCGCAGCTGCACGGCATTCCGCAGCTTGAGCTCTACGCACGCGGATACACGAGCATCGGTTGTGAGCCGTGCACGGCCATTCCCGAGGCGGGGGCCGATGCCCGCAGCGGACGCTGGGGCGGCAAGAAGCTGGAGTGCGGCATCCACACCTTCTCGGAGAAGGCCTGA